The following are encoded in a window of Thunnus albacares chromosome 9, fThuAlb1.1, whole genome shotgun sequence genomic DNA:
- the LOC122989497 gene encoding tetratricopeptide repeat protein 39C, which produces MAGPEQSQQQQQVEEKAEHIDDAEMALQGINMLLNNGFKESDELFRRYRSHSPLMSFGASFVSFLNAMMTFEEEKMQTACDDLRTTEKLCESDSAGVIETIRNKIKKSMDSQRSGVVVVDRLQRQIIVADCQVYLAVLSFVKQELSAYIKGGWILRKAWKMYNKCHSDISHLQETCQRRSSVHQESLSVDNANHNAPVENGVTAEALDRLKGSVSFGYGLFHLCISMVPPHLLKIINLLGFPGDRLQGLSSLMYASESKDMKAPLATLALLWYHTVVLPFFALDGSDTNAGLLEAKAILQRKSVVYPNSSLFMFFKGRVHRLECHINSALACFHDALELASDQREIQHVCLYEIGWCSMIEMNFEDAYRSFERLKNESRWSQCYYAYLTGVSQGASGDLDGATGVFKDVQKLFKRKNNQIEQFAVKRAERLRKVSPTRELCILGVIEVLYLWKALPNCSSSKLQIMNQVLQSLDDASCRGLKHLLLGAIHKCHGNMRDAVQSFQLAARDEYGRQINSYVQPYAVYELGCILLAKPETVGKGRSLLLQAKEDFTGYDFENRLHVRIHSALASLKEVVPQ; this is translated from the exons ATGGCGGGTCCCGAGCagtcccagcagcagcagcaggtagagGAGAAGGCAGAGCATATAGATGATGCTGAGATGGCTCTGCAAGGTATCAACATGCTGCTCAACAACGGATTCAAAGAAAGCGACGAGCTTTTCAGAAGATACag GAGTCACAGCCCACTGATGAGCTTTGGGGCCAGCTTTGTCAGTTTCCTG AATGCCATGATGACAtttgaggaggagaagatgCAGACAGCCTGTGACGACCTGAGGACCACGGAGAAACTGTGTGAAAGTGACAGTGCCGGAGTCATAGAGACAATCAGAAACAAGATCAAGAAGAGT ATGGATTCCCAAAGGTCAGGCGTTGTGGTCGTGGACCGCCTTCAGAGACAGATTATTGTTGCTGACTGTCAGGTGTACCTCGCTGTGCTCTCCTTTGTCAAGCAGGAACTCTCAG CATATATCAAAGGAGGCTGGATTCTTCGTAAGGCATGGAAAATGTACAATAAGTGCCACAGTGACATCAGCCACCTGCAGGAGACTTGTCAGCGGAGGTCCTCTGTCCACCAGGAGTCCCTCTCAGTAGACAATGCCAACCACAATGCGCCAGTTGAGAACGGCGTGACGGCTGAGGCCCTGGACCGACTCAAGGGATCCGTCAGCTTCGGCTATGGTCTCTTCCACCTGTGCATCTCCATGGTACCACCACACCTGCTGAAGATTATCAACCTGCTGGGCTTCCCCGGCGACCGTCTGCAGGGCCTGTCCTCCCTTATGTATGCAAGCGAGAGCAAGGACATGAAGGCACCACTAGCTAC GTTGGCCCTCTTGTGGTACCACACAGTAGTGCTGCCCTTCTTTGCTCTGGATGGCTCCGATACAAATGCAGGGCTACTTGAAGCCAAAGCAATTCTGCAGAGAAAGTCGGTGGTTTACCCCAACTCGTCCCTCTTCATGTtctttaaaggacgggttcaccgGCTAGAG TGCCATATCAACAGTGCTTTGGCCTGTTTCCATGATGCATTAGAACTTGCATCAGACCAAAGAGAGATCCAGCATGTGTGTCTCTATGAGATTG GTTGGTGTAGCATGATTGAGATGAATTTCGAGGATGCATACAGGTCATTTGAACGGCTGAAGAATGAGTCACGTTGGTCGCAGTGCTACTATGCCTACTTGACTGGAG tgagtcAGGGTGCTTCAGGTGACCTGGATGGGGCAACCGGAGTTTTCAAAGATGTGCAGAAACTGttcaagaggaaaaacaaccaGATAGAGCAGTTTGCTGTCAAAAGG GCTGAGAGATTGAGAAAGGTTTCTCCCACCAGAGAGCTATGCATCCTTGGTGTAATTGAAGTGCTGTATCTGTGGAAAGCTCTTCCAAACTGCTCCTCATCTAAACTGCAGATAATGAATCAGG TGTTACAGAGTTTAGATGACGCTTCGTGCAGAGGCCTGAAGCATCTCCTCCTCGGTGCCATTCACAAATGTCATGGAAACATGAGAGATGCTGTTCAG TCATTTCAGCTGGCTGCTAGAGATGAGTACGGACGGCAGATCAACTCGTATGTTCAGCCGTACGCCGTCTATGAGCTGGGATGTATACTCCTTGCAAAACCAGAG ACAGTGGGAAAGGGGAGATCATTACTACTTCAAGCAAAG gagGATTTTACAGGCTACGACTTTGAGAACAGGCTTCATGTCCGCATCCACTCAGCCTTGGCCTCGTTGAAGGAAGTAGTGCCTCAGTGA
- the zgc:103559 gene encoding allantoinase, mitochondrial, whose product MELGSTVGAVRSTRVLVGNEVRPAVVVIKNGKIHQILSDRDFSGDVACEVLDVGDRVVMPGIVDCHVHVNEPGRTSWEGFWTATRAAAAGGVTTIVDMPLNSIPPTTTLSNFSEKLQEATGKCFVDTAFWGGVIPGNQLELRPMIQAGVAGFKCFLIHSGVDEFPHVTDFDLHTAMKQLQGTGSVLLFHAERDVQQSTEETGDPCQYSTFLQSRPDVMEIEAIRTVTELCMQYQVRCHIVHLSSAKPLKLIQEARQAGAPLTVETTHHYLSLCAENIPAGATQFKCCPPIRGSMNREQLWSALKAGQIDMVVSDHSPCTPDLKKLDSGDFTQAWGGISSLQFGLPLFWSSASKRGFQLHDVVRLLSRKTSQLCSLDNQKGILAPGFDADLVIWDPEREFEIKEASIHHKNKITPYLGVTLQGVVCATILRGRLVYREGSLCPEPLGKHLLIPQRKNQAQL is encoded by the exons ATGGAGCTCGGATCAACAGTTGGTGCTGTGAGGAGTACGAGGGTGCTGGTTGGCAACGAGGTCCGTCCTGCAGTCGTTGTAATAAAGAATGGGAAAATCCATCAAATACTCTCAGACAGGGACTTTTCTGGGGATGTTGCCTGTGAG GTGTTGGATGTGGGTGACAGAGTGGTAATGCCAGGCATTGTAGATTGCCATGTTCATGTGAATGAACCAGGCCGCACCTCCTGGGAGGGTTTCTGGACCGCCAccagagctgctgcagctggaggagTGACAACGATTGTGGACATGCCACT AAATAGCATCCCTCCAACCACCACACTTAGTAATTTTAGTGAAAAGCTGCAGGAGGCAACTGGGAAGTGTTTTGTGGACACAGCCTTCTGGGGAGGTGTGATTCCTGGCAATCAG CTAGAACTGCGGCCCATGATCCAGGCCGGAGTGGCTGGCTTCAAGTGTTTCCTCATCCACAGTGGGGTGGATGAGTTCCCCCATGTGACTGACTTTGATCTGCACACTGCCATGAAGCAGCTACAAGGCACAGGAAGCGTCCTGCTG TTTCATGCAGAGAGGGATGTTCAGCAGTCAACAGAAGAGACTGGTG ATCCCTGCCAGTACTCCACCTTTCTGCAGTCCAGGCCAGATGTCATGGAGATAGAAGCAATTCGCACCGTCACAGAACTCTGCATGCAATACCA GGTGCGGTGCCATATTGTTCACTTATCCTCTGCTAAGCCACTGAAACTGATCCAGGAAGCTCGGCAGGCTGGAGCCCCGTTGACGGTGGAGACGACCCACCACTACCTCAGTCTGTGTGCAGAGAACATACCTGCTGGGGCCACGCAGTTCAAGTGCTGCCCCCCCATCAGAGGATCTATGAACCGG GAGCAGCTGTGGTCTGCACTGAAAGCTGGGCAGATTGACATGGTGGTGTCTGATCACTCCCCCTGCACCCCTGATCTGAAGAAACTGGATAGCGGAGACTTTACCCAGGCTTGGGGAGGAATTTCTTCTTTGCAATTTG GTTTACCTCTGTTCTGGAGTTCAGCCAGTAAGAGAGGCTTCCAGCTGCATGATGTGGTGAGGCTCCTCAGCCGAAAAACATCCCAGCTGTGTAGTCTGGACAACCAGAAGGGTATCCTCGCCCCTGGCTTCGATGCCGACTTGGTCATATGGGACCCAGAGAGAGAATTTGAG ATTAAAGAAGCAAGCATACATCATAaaaacaag ataaCCCCTTACCTCGGCGTCACACTGCAAGGAGTGGTGTGTGCCACTATCCTCAGGGGGCGGCTGGTGTACAGAGAAGGGTCTCTCTGCCCCGAGCCTCTGGGGAAGCATCTCCTCATCCCTCAGAGGAAAAACCAAGCCCAGCTGTGA
- the agxta gene encoding alanine--glyoxylate and serine--pyruvate aminotransferase a — protein sequence MSSLSVAPPKCLQTPLAVPHRHMFGPGPSNVPSRILQAGANPVIGHMHPEIFEIMSDIKSGIQYMFQTQNSMTLAVSGTGHTAMECAIFNTVEPGESVLTAVNGIWGERAAEMAERIGARVNTIVAPPGGFFTNEEIEQALSKHRPVLFFLAHGESSTGVLHPLDGIGQLCHKYNCLFLVDSVASVGGAPLYMDKQEIDILYTGSQKVLNAPPGTAPISFNERACKKIFNRRTKPVSFFLDLSWLANYWGCDGKPSRVYHHTGPVSAFYSLRESLAVLVEEGLENSWERHQKVVEYFHAGLESMGLKLFVKDKKARLPTVTTIVAPHGYDWKEITSYIMKTHNLEISGGLGPSVGLVLRVGLMGCNSSKSNVDMVLAALKDALKHCHKSKV from the exons ATGTCGTCCCTCTCTGTAGCTCCACCAAAATGCCTGCAGACACCGCTGGCGGTTCCTCATCGTCACATGTTTGGACCGGGACCTTCAAACGTTCCTTCACGTATCTTGCAGGCCGGGGCCAATCCTGTTATTGGACACATGCATCCAGAGATATTTGAG ATAATGAGTGACATCAAGAGTGGGATCCAGTACATGTTCCAGACTCAGAACAGCATGACTTTAGCTGTGAGTGGTACCGGCCACACTGCTATGGAGTGTGCCATCTTCAACACAGTGGAGCCCGGGGAGAGTGTGCTGACTGCAGTGAACGGCATATGGGGAGAGCGGGCAGCAGAAATGGCAGAAAGGATAG GTGCCAGAGTAAATACCATTGTCGCGCCTCCCGGTGGCTTCTTCACTAATGAAGAAATTGAGCAG GCCTTATCGAAACACAGGCCGGTGCTGTTCTTCCTCGCACATGGAGAATCCTCTACAGGAGTCTTGCATCCTTTAGATGGCATCGGACAGCTGTGCCATAA GTATAACTGCTTATTCCTTGTCGACTCTGTGGCTTCAGTAGGGGGAGCACCTTTGTACATGGACAAGCAAG AGATAGACATCCTGTATACAGGCTCTCAAAAGGTTCTGAATGCCCCACCGGGTACAGCACCCATCTCCTTCAACGAAAGAGCATG CAAGAAAATATTCAACCGAAGGACAAAGcctgtgtcatttttcttggatTTGAGCTGGCTTGCAAACTACTGGGGATGTGATGGCAAGCCCTCAAGAGT ATATCACCACACAGGCCCAGTCTCTGCTTTTTACTCCCTGAGGGAGAGCCTCGCTGTCCTTGTGGAAGAG GGTCTGGAGAATTCATGGGAAAGACATCAAAAAGTGGTGGAGTATTTCCATGCTGGCCTAGAGAGCATGGGTCTCAAACTTTTTGTGAAAGACAAA AAGGCAAGGCTGCCTACAGTTACAACTATTGTTGCTCCTCATGGATATGACTGGAAAGAGATCACATCCTACATCATGAAAACACATAATTTAGAGATTTCTGGAGGTCTTGGACCATCAGTTGGCTTG GTGCTGCGTGTGGGACTGATGGGATGTAACAGCAGCAAGTCCAATGTTGACATGGTGCTGGCAGCACTGAAAGATGCTCTAAAACACTGCCACAAGAGCAAAGTGTGA